Genomic segment of Candidatus Binatia bacterium:
GCAATCCACGCCCACAGAAGCAACCCGAAGACGACCAGCACCGCCGTCGACGTGTGCGGCGCCATGAAGTGCAGCCCGGGGACGGTTGCCACCCAGGAGAAACCGTGTTCCACCTCAATTCACTCCTTTCACCGACATCACCCCTCCCCGCATACCTTCGATGACGCACGCCGCCAGAAGGAGCGTGACGCCAACCGCAAAGCTCATGCCCTCGATCGGCAGCCGCCCCAGTAACGCCGCCACCAAACCGAGGAACAGTCCGAACTTCAAGACGATCGCCCCCACCGCCAATCCGACGCCCCGCCCACCGTCACCCGCGCCACTGCGGTGCACGAACGCGTCGGTCATTACCCGCAGAAGCCAGATGTTGGCACCCATGACCGCCCCACCGAGCACCACGCTCACCGGATCGCCGATACCCGTCGCGGCCGCAACGCCGGCCGTACCGCCCACCAGCCCGATGTGCAGCTTACCCACCCGTGCCAGTGTTGCCTCCATCGCCCCCGTGCGAATTAGACCTCTTCAAGCTCCAAAGCAACCGGTACACCGCCCCACCCATCGCCCCCAGGGTCATGACAAGAGTAAACAGCGGCTCCGTCCCGAGGCGCCGATCGATCCAGTTCCCCACCAGGACCCCCGCCACCACGGTCCCCCCGAACTCGAACCCCACGCCGAGGAAGCGATAGGCGCGTTGCAACCCGCCGTCTCTGCCGCCGCCGAACGAAATCGGTCCTCCCTTTAACCGCCCATCTCCTTGAGCACCGCGGCGGCCGCACGCACGGTTCTGGCGATGTCGTCGTCGCCGTGCGCCAGTGAGACGAACGCCGCTTCGAACTGCGACGGCGGCAGGTAGATACCCCGGTCGAGCATGCCCCGAAACCAGCGCGCGTACCGCTCGGTGTCGCACCGCCGGGCGGCGGCCGCACTGTCGACCGCCGGCGTGCCGAAGAAGATGGTCCACATCGACCCGACCCGGTTCACGCACGCCACCAGCTTCGCCCGAACAATGGCATCTCGCAGACCTTCCTCGAGCGCCGCACCCAGCGCCTCGAGCCGGGCGTACGTCCCCGGGGCCGCCAGTTCCTTTAGCGTTGCCGTTCCCGCCGCAACCGCCAGCGGATTTCCGGACAGCGTGCCGGCCTGGTAGACAGGGCCCAGCGGCGCCAGACGTTCCATAACGTCCCGCCGGCCCCCGAACGCCGCCAGGGGCAGCCCCCCACCGATAACCTTCGCCAAACAGGTCAGGTCTGGCCGGACGCCGTAAAGCGTCTGTGCCCCGCCATAGGCCACACGGAATCCCGTCATTACTTCGTCGAAGATCAACAGGCTGCCGCTGGCCGTGCACAGCGACCGTACTCCCTCCAGGAAGCCGGGATCCGGCGGAATCACCCCCATGTTGCCGACCACCGGCTCGATGATGACCGCGGCTAGATTGCGACCTTCGGCTGCCAGGTAGGTTTCCAGCATCGGCAGGTCGTTCACCTCGGCCACCAACGTCAAGCTGGCAAGCGCTTCGGGTACCCCGGCACTGTCGGGTACACCGAAGGTCATCGCACCCGAGCCGGCTCGTACGAGCAGGGCGTCGACGTGTCCGTGATAGCAGCCCGAGAACTTGACGATCTTGGAGCGACCAGTGAAGGCCCGCGCCAGCCGAATGGCACTCATCGCGGCCTCGGTTCCGGAGCTGACGAGTCGCACCATCTCCACCGACGGCAGCGCACCCACAAGGATTTCAGCCAGCTCGACTTCGCGCGCGGTCGGCGCGCCGAAACTGGTCCCGTCCTGCATCGCCGCAGCGACGGCCGGCAACACTGCCGGATGCGCGTGGCCGAGAATCAGCGGCCCCCAGGAGCCCACGTAGTCGAGGTATGAATTGCCGTCCGCGTCCCAGACCGTCGCGCCACTGCCCCGCTGCACGAACACGGGCTTACCGCCGACGGCTGCCCACGCGCGCACGGGGCTGTTGACGCCACCCGGGATCAGGCGCACGGCGCGCTCGAAGAGCTTTTCCGAGGTCTCGGTTTTCAGCATGCGCCACCGGCAAGAACGGCCGGCGCTGGGGTACCACCGGCCCCGGCGAGCGTCAACGGGCAGGCACTCACAAGTTTGTTGCAGCGGGCGGCGAAAACGTATAGACAGGCGGTCCTCCGCTGACCGGCGGGGGGACAAATTCAGCCGTACCGCCGCATCACGTGATGGAGTTGCGCCCGCGATGCTTGCCCGTGCACCCGGGGTGGATAACCTGTTAACTCCTCGGGGCCAGTGCGCGCATCGTTCGAAAAACACACGGATTTCGCTTGCATGACCGGTTGTGGATAACCTACGGGTACAGCCCCCATGGAGCAGGCCTGGCAGCGCTCGATCGACCTTCTGCGGGACCGCATCGACCCTGACGATTACGATGCGTTTATTCGCCGCCTGCGGCCGGTTGCGGTTCGCAATCGCAACGTGCTGGTCGAAGCGCCCAATCGGCACGCTGTCGACCTGATCAGCGACCGCTACCTCGGCATTATCGAAGAAGTCGTGTCGCAGGCCTTCGGCTCGCCCGTGCGCGTGCTCTTACAGCCGCCGGCCGCTGTACAGCAAGAACTCTTTCCCTTATCGGTGCCGGCCGCCGCGCCGACCCCGGCGGCCCGCAATCGTCGCCTCTCCGGCCTGAACGAGAAGTTCACCTTCGACACCTTCGTCGTCGGCGGGAGCAACCAGTTCGCCCACGCCGCGTGCAAGGCCGTCGCAAGCTTGCCCGGTGACCATTACAATCCGCTGTTCCTGTACGGTGGCGTCGGTCTCGGCAAGACCCACCTCGTCAACGCCATTGGCAATCAAATTCTCGATCGCGACCCCGACCGACGGGTGCTCTACCTCTCGTCGGATTCGTTCATGAACGAACTCATCAACGCCCTTCGCCGCGATCGGAT
This window contains:
- the hemL gene encoding glutamate-1-semialdehyde 2,1-aminomutase, which encodes MKTETSEKLFERAVRLIPGGVNSPVRAWAAVGGKPVFVQRGSGATVWDADGNSYLDYVGSWGPLILGHAHPAVLPAVAAAMQDGTSFGAPTAREVELAEILVGALPSVEMVRLVSSGTEAAMSAIRLARAFTGRSKIVKFSGCYHGHVDALLVRAGSGAMTFGVPDSAGVPEALASLTLVAEVNDLPMLETYLAAEGRNLAAVIIEPVVGNMGVIPPDPGFLEGVRSLCTASGSLLIFDEVMTGFRVAYGGAQTLYGVRPDLTCLAKVIGGGLPLAAFGGRRDVMERLAPLGPVYQAGTLSGNPLAVAAGTATLKELAAPGTYARLEALGAALEEGLRDAIVRAKLVACVNRVGSMWTIFFGTPAVDSAAAARRCDTERYARWFRGMLDRGIYLPPSQFEAAFVSLAHGDDDIARTVRAAAAVLKEMGG